The proteins below come from a single Candidatus Eremiobacteraceae bacterium genomic window:
- a CDS encoding TlpA disulfide reductase family protein: MNASIARRLAPAFVLALALAVPKPAWAASPGIGTLAPDFKLQSTSGHTMSLSDLRGHVVVLNFFATWCPPCRAETPDLVAAAKKYSGSDVVFFGVDDREQMPLVQVWAKGKGVRFPLVMDSTGSVEEMYDVRAIPTTYILDRNGVIRYRQLDQLESSTLTGALDAVVADRPVPETKIAQSFDDTAASSLATVRAALAAGNPADAIDAGKKGSDKLTSIQSGDGSSSIDYFKATQELDALYTALGDAYDARAKTETGAPANADLAQEALQRGQVAEDREQFAQAYAAYGQAVTLDPSTASDAYNGLYLAAVEMKDHDKAVAAGKALAAAVPDDPESWMTLTSADLGAKDYPDALDASSHALALASAAYAKKPTDDSAKHELARAWLKFGRAEIAAGNNAAGQAMMLDSAAAQPNSMVAEEANEQYAALEPADIAMTISGASAAHALKASPAKLWVLVKNPSSVARSVNLAATGLPDHWLLSFCYAKVCQPFKSTINLAANGSMRVELQVVPLADSGGPWSMHVKADGGSTASVTIASKTANAIATVSAKPST, translated from the coding sequence ATGAACGCATCGATCGCCCGTCGGCTCGCGCCGGCATTCGTCCTCGCGCTCGCCCTTGCCGTGCCCAAGCCGGCCTGGGCAGCCTCGCCCGGCATCGGCACGCTCGCGCCGGACTTCAAATTGCAAAGCACGAGCGGCCACACGATGTCGCTCTCCGATCTGCGGGGTCACGTCGTCGTGCTGAACTTCTTCGCGACGTGGTGTCCGCCGTGTCGCGCAGAGACGCCCGATCTCGTCGCCGCCGCGAAGAAATATTCGGGCAGCGACGTCGTGTTCTTCGGCGTCGACGACCGCGAGCAGATGCCGCTCGTGCAAGTGTGGGCGAAGGGCAAGGGCGTCCGCTTCCCGCTCGTCATGGATTCGACAGGTTCCGTCGAAGAGATGTACGACGTGCGTGCGATCCCGACGACGTATATCTTGGACCGCAACGGCGTCATCCGCTACCGGCAGCTCGACCAGTTGGAATCGTCGACGCTGACCGGCGCGCTCGACGCGGTCGTCGCTGATAGGCCGGTGCCCGAGACGAAGATCGCGCAGTCCTTCGACGACACCGCGGCGTCGTCGCTGGCGACGGTGCGAGCTGCGCTCGCCGCCGGCAACCCGGCCGATGCGATCGATGCCGGCAAGAAGGGCTCGGACAAGCTCACGTCTATCCAGAGCGGCGACGGCTCTTCTTCCATAGATTACTTCAAAGCCACGCAGGAGCTCGACGCGCTCTACACGGCGCTCGGCGATGCGTACGACGCGCGGGCGAAGACCGAAACGGGCGCCCCCGCAAATGCGGATCTAGCGCAAGAAGCGCTCCAGCGCGGACAGGTCGCCGAAGATCGGGAGCAATTCGCGCAAGCGTACGCCGCATACGGTCAGGCCGTTACCCTCGATCCGTCGACCGCGAGCGACGCGTACAACGGGCTGTATCTCGCCGCGGTCGAGATGAAGGATCACGATAAGGCTGTGGCCGCGGGCAAGGCGCTTGCCGCTGCGGTGCCCGACGATCCGGAAAGCTGGATGACGCTGACCTCAGCCGACCTCGGGGCGAAAGACTATCCGGACGCGCTCGACGCCTCATCGCACGCGCTGGCGCTTGCGAGCGCGGCGTACGCGAAGAAGCCGACCGATGACAGCGCGAAGCACGAACTCGCACGCGCTTGGCTCAAGTTCGGGCGCGCGGAGATCGCCGCGGGTAACAACGCGGCGGGCCAGGCGATGATGCTTGACTCTGCGGCGGCCCAGCCTAACTCGATGGTCGCCGAAGAGGCGAACGAGCAGTATGCGGCGCTCGAGCCGGCGGACATCGCGATGACTATTTCCGGCGCCTCCGCCGCGCACGCGCTGAAGGCTTCGCCCGCGAAGCTCTGGGTGCTCGTGAAAAATCCGTCGTCAGTGGCGCGGTCCGTCAACCTCGCCGCGACCGGACTTCCGGACCACTGGCTGCTCTCGTTCTGCTACGCAAAAGTGTGTCAGCCGTTCAAGAGCACGATCAACCTCGCCGCCAACGGATCGATGCGCGTCGAACTGCAAGTCGTGCCGCTGGCCGATAGCGGCGGCCCGTGGTCGATGCACGTGAAGGCGGACGGCGGTTCGACCGCGTCGGTCACAATCGCGTCGAAGACCGCGAACGCGATCGCAACGGTCTCAGCCAAGCCCAGCACCTAG
- a CDS encoding LptF/LptG family permease, translating to MDSARPGRPAFATSLRPVTEPADIGHGAADRLDWLSGGHWEPEPQVRRRGFSFGLQILDKYIVKEMLGPFAFGFIAITLFMTVNMLYLAADFIFGKGIPVDMTMRWLVLQLPALMYLVLPFSTLCGVMLGFGRLAGDHELTALRTSGVPLHRIALPGYVVGAIMFGLAFLVNENLAPPSERQADVVFRQIAYHSSQPIIAPNQIIKTTNGSQQYTLFVGSVDSATGLMHDVQIFVMQAGYFPIRWTAQTARQAGNKIVLYDGVESHTGKDGLVNAQQRFKEMDIPIGDTQALYGGQLTAFEMNSKQLKQQVDAEKSSGEDARQDEMVLAEKFAMPAASFIAVIMALPLAARFGRHGRAVGALMTIAAMVVYYLFMAATNAMGKNGIMSTWLAAWTPNILFGVIGLALLIREER from the coding sequence ATGGATAGCGCCCGCCCCGGCCGTCCGGCGTTCGCGACAAGCCTGCGCCCGGTGACCGAGCCGGCCGACATCGGCCATGGCGCGGCCGATCGGCTCGATTGGCTATCGGGCGGACATTGGGAACCGGAGCCGCAGGTACGCCGGCGCGGATTCTCGTTCGGCCTCCAGATCCTCGACAAATACATCGTCAAGGAGATGCTCGGCCCGTTCGCATTCGGCTTCATCGCGATCACGCTGTTCATGACCGTCAACATGCTCTACCTCGCGGCCGACTTCATATTCGGCAAGGGCATCCCGGTCGACATGACGATGCGCTGGCTGGTTCTCCAGCTGCCGGCGCTCATGTACCTCGTCCTTCCGTTCTCGACGCTGTGCGGCGTCATGCTCGGCTTCGGTCGGCTCGCCGGCGATCACGAGCTCACCGCGTTGCGTACGAGCGGCGTGCCGCTCCACCGCATCGCATTGCCCGGCTACGTCGTCGGTGCGATCATGTTCGGGCTCGCGTTCCTCGTCAACGAGAACCTCGCTCCGCCGTCCGAGCGCCAAGCAGACGTCGTCTTCCGCCAGATCGCCTACCATTCGAGCCAGCCGATCATCGCGCCGAATCAGATAATCAAGACGACGAACGGCTCGCAGCAGTACACGCTCTTCGTCGGTTCCGTCGACTCGGCCACCGGCCTCATGCACGACGTTCAGATATTCGTCATGCAGGCCGGGTACTTCCCGATCCGATGGACGGCGCAGACGGCGCGGCAGGCCGGGAACAAGATCGTGCTGTACGATGGCGTCGAGAGCCACACGGGCAAGGATGGGCTCGTCAACGCGCAGCAACGTTTCAAGGAGATGGATATCCCGATCGGCGATACGCAAGCGCTGTACGGCGGTCAACTGACGGCTTTCGAGATGAACTCGAAACAGCTGAAGCAGCAGGTCGACGCGGAAAAATCGAGCGGCGAAGACGCGCGTCAGGACGAGATGGTGCTCGCGGAAAAATTCGCGATGCCGGCCGCGAGCTTCATCGCGGTCATCATGGCGTTGCCGCTCGCGGCGCGCTTCGGCCGGCACGGCCGGGCCGTCGGGGCTCTCATGACGATCGCAGCGATGGTCGTCTACTATTTGTTCATGGCTGCCACTAATGCGATGGGGAAGAACGGCATCATGTCGACGTGGCTCGCAGCATGGACCCCGAACATCCTGTTCGGCGTCATCGGTCTCGCGCTCCTGATTCGAGAAGAGCGCTGA
- a CDS encoding lytic transglycosylase domain-containing protein: MASTRSSGRTTVVSLVIIFATAAAGCSGGGFLPFGDGPHSIAPSVLNSIIAQQSAEHGVNPQLVRAVIHQESGEDPSAISSAGAMGLMQLMPGTADAYGVSDPFDPAQNVAGGTALLADLLRQYRGNVRLALAAYNAGSGAVAKYHGIPPFAETQAYVRDVTSLYRASSSHP; this comes from the coding sequence ATGGCGTCCACGAGATCTTCGGGCCGGACCACCGTCGTCAGCCTCGTCATCATCTTCGCGACGGCCGCGGCTGGCTGCAGCGGCGGCGGTTTTCTTCCGTTCGGCGACGGACCGCACTCGATCGCGCCATCCGTTCTCAACTCGATCATCGCGCAACAGTCCGCCGAGCACGGCGTCAATCCGCAGCTCGTCCGCGCGGTCATCCATCAAGAATCCGGCGAAGATCCGTCGGCGATCTCGTCCGCGGGCGCGATGGGACTGATGCAGCTCATGCCCGGCACGGCCGACGCGTACGGCGTTAGCGATCCGTTCGATCCCGCGCAGAACGTCGCAGGCGGCACGGCGCTCCTCGCCGACCTGCTCCGTCAGTATCGCGGGAACGTCCGCCTCGCGCTCGCCGCGTACAACGCCGGCTCCGGCGCGGTCGCGAAATATCACGGCATTCCGCCGTTCGCAGAAACGCAGGCGTACGTGCGCGACGTGACGTCGCTCTATCGCGCCTCGTCGTCGCATCCGTAA
- a CDS encoding bifunctional phosphoglucose/phosphomannose isomerase — MTARPDGTALAPARATDPQDMMGAILGLPEQCSAATIIGSTADLAAAERKRFDSLVIAGLGGSAIGGDLLRACYQSVLRCPVEVARDYHLPAYVGPDTLVFAASNSGNTEETLSAYDQARRAGATIVAFTTGGELGKRASRDGVSLVTFPGGLQPRASLGYGFIPLVVASARLGLLPSPLVDDIDEAVATMRGVRDRCNPDAPGDENVARSLASSWRGKLPVIYGSQGERGVAAYRWKTQINENAKAYAISNVFPELNHNETVGWSGAHGQGNPEKVLRLCILRDDREPAHIKRRVELTKKIIAEHVDGIDEVWATGESALARMMSLIYVGDFASCYLAYAYGEDPTPVKVIDWLKSELAKPYFAS, encoded by the coding sequence ATGACGGCTCGACCTGACGGCACCGCTCTCGCGCCCGCTCGCGCGACGGACCCGCAGGATATGATGGGGGCCATCCTCGGCCTCCCGGAGCAGTGCTCGGCGGCTACGATCATCGGATCCACTGCGGATCTGGCGGCCGCCGAGCGCAAGCGATTCGACTCGCTCGTCATCGCGGGCCTCGGCGGCTCGGCGATCGGCGGCGATCTGCTCCGTGCGTGTTATCAGTCCGTGCTGCGCTGCCCGGTCGAAGTCGCTCGCGACTATCATCTGCCGGCGTACGTCGGACCCGATACGCTCGTATTCGCGGCGAGCAATTCCGGAAATACCGAGGAGACGCTCTCGGCGTACGATCAAGCGCGCCGAGCCGGCGCCACGATCGTCGCGTTCACGACCGGCGGCGAGCTCGGAAAGCGCGCGTCGCGCGACGGCGTTTCTCTCGTCACGTTTCCAGGCGGCTTGCAGCCGCGAGCATCGCTCGGCTACGGGTTCATCCCGCTCGTCGTCGCCTCGGCGCGGCTCGGCCTGTTGCCGTCGCCGCTCGTCGATGACATCGACGAGGCGGTCGCGACGATGCGCGGCGTCCGCGATCGGTGCAATCCCGACGCTCCGGGCGATGAGAACGTCGCGCGATCACTCGCGTCGAGTTGGCGCGGCAAGCTGCCCGTCATCTACGGCTCTCAAGGCGAGCGCGGTGTCGCCGCATATCGCTGGAAGACGCAGATAAACGAAAACGCGAAGGCGTATGCGATCTCGAACGTCTTTCCGGAGCTCAACCATAACGAGACCGTCGGTTGGAGCGGCGCGCACGGACAAGGCAATCCGGAGAAGGTGTTGCGCCTTTGCATTCTTCGCGACGACCGCGAACCCGCGCACATAAAGCGGCGTGTAGAGCTCACCAAGAAGATCATCGCCGAGCACGTCGACGGGATCGACGAGGTCTGGGCCACCGGCGAGAGCGCGCTCGCGCGGATGATGTCGCTCATCTACGTCGGAGATTTCGCGTCCTGTTACCTCGCGTATGCGTACGGCGAAGATCCGACACCCGTCAAAGTCATCGATTGGCTCAAGTCCGAACTCGCCAAACCCTACTTCGCATCCTGA
- a CDS encoding zinc-ribbon domain containing protein: MAEFEEYLVAYQDRTLICRDCGAEFIFTAGEQDFYAQKGFEHEPTRCAACRQARKRDRGSQTGERAMYDAVCTQCGAATQVPFSPRPDKPVYCPDCYRTVAGRRARV, encoded by the coding sequence ATGGCGGAATTCGAGGAATATCTAGTGGCTTATCAAGACCGAACCCTGATTTGCCGGGACTGCGGTGCGGAGTTCATCTTCACCGCCGGTGAACAGGACTTCTACGCGCAAAAGGGCTTCGAGCACGAGCCGACCCGATGCGCCGCGTGCCGTCAGGCCCGCAAGCGCGATCGCGGTTCCCAGACCGGCGAGCGGGCGATGTACGACGCCGTATGCACGCAGTGCGGCGCCGCGACACAAGTGCCGTTCTCGCCGCGCCCGGACAAGCCGGTTTATTGCCCGGATTGCTACCGGACTGTCGCCGGCAGGCGCGCGCGAGTGTAG
- the lnt gene encoding apolipoprotein N-acyltransferase: MSSVTRELFAGSPAPARAGMLLRLGVAIVPPLALSMAYPKLDVSALALVSLAPLFWSWSKSSWKRAFLDGWLSGTIFFFVMCLWMTNSLGDYIGEWKLLAGVLLAALEGLSFAGVGALTSLVCQGEIGATAVFALPSAWLLVESVRTRGASGVPFGELGLVGAHAQWLLPVAAFGGVYAMSAIIALCNSALLGIVAGSRNGRTAGIVAIAAIVAIVGAADLARSRIAVDPPSVRVAVAQGGISQREKWSPAVFEHTMAVYSDLTHRAAAQGARVVVWPETAITSNPLQNPPLLAFLERLATANDVWLIAGAIDRPQADTLYNSVLEISPSGVFVKKYDKHILVPFAEYLPFEHALRGVPLFAEASHFSSGTGPELFDAAGVRIGPLVCYESAFAPYAREIANAGAGALIVVTDDAWFGDTSGPYQHAEMSIVDAVETGRWLVRGGDTGISEIIDPKGRVVESLGLGASGVLAGEIGAPVDAPYLRWGIWWLLVLAGATLAWGLYPRRRVAHGWRSRRGRS, translated from the coding sequence ATGTCTTCTGTGACCCGTGAGCTGTTCGCGGGGAGCCCAGCGCCGGCGAGAGCCGGCATGCTCCTCCGCCTTGGGGTCGCCATCGTGCCGCCGCTCGCCCTGTCGATGGCTTACCCGAAACTCGACGTGAGCGCGCTCGCGCTCGTCTCGTTGGCACCACTCTTCTGGTCGTGGTCGAAGTCGTCCTGGAAGCGCGCGTTCCTCGACGGTTGGCTGAGCGGAACGATCTTCTTCTTCGTCATGTGTTTGTGGATGACGAACTCGCTCGGCGATTACATCGGAGAGTGGAAGCTGCTCGCCGGCGTCTTGCTCGCCGCGCTCGAAGGCCTGTCGTTCGCAGGTGTCGGTGCGCTCACGTCGCTCGTCTGCCAAGGCGAGATCGGTGCGACGGCCGTTTTCGCGCTTCCATCTGCTTGGCTGCTCGTCGAATCGGTGCGGACGCGCGGCGCGTCGGGCGTTCCCTTCGGCGAGCTCGGGCTCGTCGGCGCCCATGCGCAGTGGCTTCTGCCCGTCGCGGCTTTTGGGGGCGTCTACGCGATGAGCGCGATCATCGCGCTGTGCAACTCGGCGCTGCTCGGAATCGTCGCAGGTTCTCGAAACGGACGTACCGCCGGCATCGTCGCGATCGCAGCGATCGTGGCGATTGTCGGCGCGGCGGATCTCGCGCGCAGTCGCATCGCCGTCGATCCGCCTTCGGTTCGCGTCGCCGTCGCGCAAGGCGGCATTTCGCAGCGAGAGAAATGGTCGCCGGCGGTTTTCGAACACACGATGGCGGTCTATTCCGACTTGACGCATCGCGCCGCCGCGCAGGGCGCCCGCGTCGTCGTCTGGCCCGAAACCGCGATCACGTCGAACCCGCTTCAAAACCCGCCGCTGCTCGCGTTCCTCGAGCGGCTCGCCACCGCGAACGACGTGTGGCTCATCGCGGGCGCGATCGATCGGCCGCAAGCGGATACGCTCTACAACTCGGTCCTCGAAATATCGCCATCCGGCGTATTCGTGAAGAAATACGACAAGCACATCCTCGTGCCGTTCGCCGAGTATCTGCCGTTCGAACACGCGCTGCGCGGCGTGCCGCTATTCGCCGAAGCATCGCACTTCTCGTCGGGCACCGGGCCGGAGCTGTTCGACGCGGCCGGCGTGCGCATCGGACCGCTCGTATGTTACGAGTCCGCTTTCGCGCCCTACGCGCGCGAGATCGCGAACGCCGGCGCCGGCGCGCTGATCGTCGTCACGGACGACGCGTGGTTCGGAGACACATCCGGACCGTATCAGCACGCCGAGATGTCGATCGTCGACGCCGTAGAGACCGGCCGCTGGCTCGTGCGCGGCGGTGACACGGGTATCTCCGAGATCATCGATCCGAAGGGCCGCGTCGTCGAAAGCCTCGGTCTTGGCGCGTCGGGCGTTCTCGCGGGTGAGATCGGCGCGCCAGTCGACGCGCCCTACTTGCGCTGGGGCATCTGGTGGTTGTTGGTGCTCGCGGGAGCCACGCTTGCGTGGGGGCTTTATCCGCGCCGCCGCGTCGCGCACGGCTGGCGTTCGAGGCGTGGGCGATCGTGA